The bacterium genome window below encodes:
- a CDS encoding Rrf2 family transcriptional regulator, producing MQLLAQEEYGLRCLIELSRRNGAMLTIQEIAKAEGLSADYAAKLLRELRRGGLVSSTRGASGGYRLARPANQITAWDAVQVLGGALFPEGFCACHPGKAKLCVRGNNCALRALWRSVDLAVREVLTRITLEDLRRQEPEMAQWLNTLPAQTMENA from the coding sequence ATGCAGCTTCTGGCCCAGGAGGAATACGGCCTCCGCTGTCTGATCGAACTCTCGCGGCGAAACGGCGCGATGCTGACGATCCAGGAGATCGCCAAGGCCGAAGGCCTCTCGGCGGATTATGCGGCCAAGCTGCTTCGTGAGCTTCGGCGAGGAGGCCTGGTATCGAGCACCCGCGGTGCCTCCGGTGGCTACCGCCTGGCGCGCCCAGCCAACCAGATCACCGCCTGGGACGCCGTCCAGGTCTTGGGCGGTGCGCTCTTCCCGGAGGGCTTCTGCGCCTGCCATCCCGGCAAGGCGAAGTTGTGTGTGCGCGGAAACAACTGTGCCCTGCGCGCCCTCTGGCGAAGCGTCGATCTGGCCGTTCGTGAAGTCTTGACCCGGATCACCTTGGAAGATCTGCGACGCCAGGAGCCCGAAATGGCCCAATGGCTGAACACATTGCCCGCGCAAACGATGGAGAATGCATGA